The following is a genomic window from Chryseobacterium ginsenosidimutans.
TTATTATCCTTATCACGAAAAATTTTCACCTTCTGAAAAAGTAGATAAAGTTATCAACTGGTTAAAATTGCCAATGGATAAAAGACCTCACTTTATTTCGTTATATTTTCCGGAAGTTGATGGAAGCGGACATCATTTTGGACCCGATACAAAAGAAACAGAAGGTGCTGTTCACTTAATTGATAAAGCAATCGGAGAACTAGTTGATAAAGTGAATAATTTAGGATTAAAAAATGTAAATTTTGTATTTGTTTCAGATCACGGTATGATAAAAGTGGATGGAGGAAGTCCTTTGGAAATTCCTGCTATGCTTTTTAATAAAGATAGATTTGATTTTTATAATTCTCAGACTTTGTTAAGAGTTTATGTTAAGAATCCTGCGGAAATTAAAGCTGTTTATAAAGAATTGAAAGCCAATAAAACAGATGATTACGAGGTCTATTTAGATAAAAAACTACCAAAATACCTTCACTTTTCAGCAAAAGATGATCAATATAACAGAATAGGTCAAATTTTATTAATTCCAAAAGCTCCGAAAATATTTTTGGAAAAAGGAAAGAAAACATCAGTTGGAAAGCATGGTTATAATCCAAGAGTTGTTCCTGAAATGAAAGCAACTTTCTTTGCTTGGGGCCCGGAATTTAAGAATAATTTAGTGATTGATGAATTCGCAAATATTAATGTCTATCCTTTAGTTGCTGATATTTTAGGATTAAAAATTGATCAGCCGATTGACGGAAAATTAAAAGTCTTAAAAAAGATATTGAAGAAAGAAAAGTAATTGAGTTTAGATTTCAGAGTCATTTTTTATAAAGTTTCGGCGAGCCAAAGGCTCGCCGAAACTTTATAAATTTAATGCTTAAATTTATCGGAAAACTCTTTTGCAAACTCCTCCAATTTAATCTTGCCATCAGTAATAGAACTATGCTCAATAAAGTCTTTTTGAATAACACCCGTTCTCAAGCCTCGTCCCATTTCCGTATATAATTCTGCAATTTCCTGTGGAAGACCGGCCTGAAGCATTCCATTTAAAGAATCTTCATCTTTGAATTCAACCCAGGGAAGCTCAGGTTTTTCTATTGCGTTACCAAAAGCTTTAGCAATCTCAGAAGCTGGACGATAATCGCTTACAATATATCTAATGTTTTTACCTTCGGAATTCTTTATTAATTCTTCTGCCGCAGCCTTAGCAATATCTTTTGGGTGAACTAAAGGAATTATAATATTTTCAGGATAATTTGCACCTAGAATTCCGGCATTTTTAATTAAAGGAATATCATTGAAGAAATTAATATAAAAATATCCTGCTCTTAAGAATGTAACTGAGGTGTTTTCAAGCTCGTTGTAGAACTTTTCGATGAAATGAAGCCCTTTTATAGGACCATTGTCGACTGGAGATTCAACACCGATACTGCTCAGCATCACAATCCTTTTTACTTCTGTTTTTGAAATTGCTTCTGCATAGTTTTTTCCTGCATTGATTGTATTTTTAACAATATTTTCAAATCCGATATTTGGAGGTGTCATTAAAAATACGGCATCAGCTCCTTCAAAAGTTTTAACTAAAAAATTTAAATCTGTAATAGAACCTATTGCCGACTTTGCTCCTAAAGCTTTAATTTCACTTTCTTTAGATTCATTGCTGCTGATTAATGTAATATCGTGTCCTTCTGCAATTAATTGTTGAGCCAATGGTTTTGCAACATTTCCTAATGAACCTGTGATGATAATTTTCATAATAAATATTTTTTTATTTCTGATAACAAAGGTATATTTGTACTTACTTTTATACAAGTACTTACCCTAAAGTATGTATTATGGCAGAAATTAAAGAAAGTTCAACAATTCAGCAAAATAAAAAATACGCCTTAGATTCATGTCCTGTAACCTATGTTATGGAAAAAATCGGTGGTTTCTGGAAACCTATTATCTTATATAATCTTTCAAACGGTGATAAAAGATACAGTGAATTGAAACGTGCGATTCCTGCAGTAACGGAAAAGATGTTGATTCAACATTTAAAGCAATTGGAAGCAGACGGATTAATAATAAGAACTGCAAAACCTGTCGTTCCGCCACATGTAACTTACGAATTAAGTGAAGCGGGAAAAGGATTGATTCCCGTTATCCATTCAATGGCAGAATGGGCTTTTAAAGATATGGATGGGAAATATAACTGCAAATAAAAAGACTCTCCAAAAAATGAAGAGCCTTTGGTTTTATATAGTGAATGAAGAATTATAAAGACTTCATATCAATCACGAAACGGTATTTCACGTCGCTTTTCAGCATTCTTTCATATGCTTCATTAATATCCTGCATTTTGATTAGTTCAATATCAGAAACGATATTATGTTTTCCACAGAAATCAAGCATTTCCTGAGTTTCAGCAATACCTCCGATTAAAGATCCGGCTACAGAACGACGTTGGAAAATCAGCGGTAGTGTACTTGGTTTAGTTTCTTCAAACTGACCTACAAATCCTACCAAAACCAAAGTTCCGTTCAATGCTACAGTCTGCATATAAGGATTGATGTCGTGTTCATACGGTACAGTATCAATAATTACATCAAATTTACCTGCTACAGACTGCATTTGAGAATCATCTGTTGAAATTACAACGTGATCGGCTCCTAATTTCTTTGCGTCTTCAGTTTTCCCGGGAGTTCTTGAGAATAAAGTTACCTCAGCACCCAAACCTTTTGCTAATTTAATGGCCATATGCCCTAAACCTCCTAAGCCTACAACGGCAACTTTAGAATCCGGACCAACGTTCCAATGTCTTAAAGGTGACCAAGTTGTGATTCCTGCACAAAGAAGAGGTGCAACTGCTGCCAAGTCTAAGTTTTCAGGAATACTTAAAACAAATCCTTCATCAACCACCACTTTTTGAGAATATCCACCGAAAGTATGACCTCCCAAATGTTTGTCTTTTCCGTTGTATGTTCCTGTGAATCCGTTTTGGCAATATTGTTCCAACTCTTGTTTGCAACTGTCGCAATGTCCGCAAGAATCTACCATACAACCTACACCTGCTAAGTCTCCAACTTTAAATTTGGAAACTTCGCTCCCTACCTTTGTAATTCTTCCTACAATTTCATGTCCGGGAACAGCAGGATACATCGATCCGCCCCAGTCGTTTCTTGCAGTATGAAGATCAGAATGACAAACTCCACAATATAAAATTTCGATTTCTATATCTTTTGGAGTTACTTCTCTTCTTTCAATATTCATTTCCTCCAAGTCTGCAGTTTTAGATTCTGCTCCGTACGCTTTTACTGTGAATGTGCTCATTTATTTTTTATGTTTAGTTAATTGTAAATATTTTAATTTTTCTGTTACAAAATTCGACAGTTTAAATGTAACAATACTTATACAAATTACAGAAAGATTTACCAATTTTACCGACATTATGCATTGTGCGTACAGAAAGTAGTAATTTTGAATATAAATAAAAATATACTTCATGGAAAATCAAGAGGTTGAGATATACAAAAGTGTTTCAGAATATAATAAATTGCTTAATCATGAAACAATGCATCCTTTGGTAAGCGTGATTGATTTTTCTAAATCTGATCCTATTTGCCAATTCAAAAGAACATTTGGTTTTTATACCGTTTTTTTGAAAGATGTGATGTGTGGAGATATGCAGTACGGAAAGCACAGCTATGATTATCAGGAAGGAACATTGGTTTTTATCGCACCGGGTCAGGAATACGGCTTGAATAATGCAGGAAATTATATTCAGCCTGCAGGTTTTGCCTTAGTATTTCATCCTGATTTATTGAAAGGAACCAATCTCGGTAAAAATATAAAAGATTATAATTTCTTTTCTTATGAAGTTCATGAAGCTTTACACCTATCCGAAAAAGAAAGAGAAATCATCTTAGAATGTTTTAAAAATATAAAACTTGAACTCGAACAATCTATTGATAAACACAGCAAATCATTAATTGTTAATAATATAGAATTGTTTCTGAATTACTGTATGCGTTTTTATGATCGCCAGTTTATTACAAGAGATCATATCAATCAGGGAGTTATTGGTAAATTTGAAAATCTTCTGGATGAATATTTAAAATCAGATAAACCTAAGAACTTTGGTTTCCCAATGGTGAATTATTTTGCTGAAAAACTAAATCTTTCGGCGAACTATTTCGGTGATATTATCAAAAAAGAATTGGGAATTTCTGCGCAGGAATTTATTCATAATAAATTGATTGACGTTGCAAAAGAGCAGATCTTTAATCCTGAAAAGTCGATCGGTGAAATTTCTTATGATCTTGGTTTTAAATATCCGCAGCATTTTACAAGATTATTTAAAACAAAAGTTGGTGTTTCTCCAAGTGAATACAAAACCTTAAACTAAGTTTTTAAATACTAATAAACTTAATGTTTGTCTCCTAGTTACAAATGATATTATGAAAGTTCGTGCCGAAAATTTGTGATATTTGTGCTAATAAATTTCAAAAATTACTAAATTTATGTAAACATTATTCTGTTTTGGATGACCGCACAACAAAATATAGGCACACATACGTTTCATACATCTTTTGGAAAAATTTTAGCATTGAAAGAAAATGGAGTTATCAAAGCTAAAAGTATTCGTTATGCCCGCTCTGAAAGGTTTCAGAGGCCAGTTCCTTTAGAATCGGTAGAACATGAGGAGATTTTAGATAAAACGCCTGCTTGCCCGCAAAATATCAATCCGATTTTAGAGAGATTGATTGGTAAAACAGATATTAATCAATTTCAACCAGAAGAGTCAACTCAATTTCTAACGATAACGCGCCCCGAAAATTTTAATGAAAATGAAAATTTACCTGTTGTAGTATGGATTCATGGCGGTTCTTATGAAATCGGCTGTGGTGATCTTCCAATTTCTGATCCTTCGGCTTGGGTGAGAGAACAAAATATTATCGTCGTTTCAGTTTCTTATCGGCTGGGATTTTTTGGTTTTTTAGGTGGAAATGAAAACAGACCTGCAAATCTGGGATTATTCGACATCATTGAAGCAATAAAATGGATTAAGAATAATATACATGGTTTTGGAGGAAATCCGGAAAATATTACACTTTTCGGACAATCTTCCGGAGGCGATGCAATTGCTCATCTGATGATTTCTGAAGGTATTGAAAATTTGTTTCATCGGGTGATTATTCAAAGCGCGCCTTTGGGCTTTCGTCATAAAAGATATAAAATGTCTTCCGATTTTTTCAGTAAAACAGAATTTCTAAAAGATGAAACAGATGTGTTGAAAATAACAGAAAAGTATGTGAAATTTTTACCGTCTGTAATGAAATATGGTTTAAAATCTTCCATGCCTTTTTGTTTACAATATGGATACGCTCCTTTGTGTAAGGAAGAAGAATCTCTTCAAAAATGGAAAGAAAATGCTAAGAAGTATGATGTTTTAATTGGCTTAAATAATGATGAAACCGCCCTGTATATAAAGACAGCAAGGCAAGGGATTTACGCTTATTTACATCATAAAATATTAGATAAAATTGTACGTAAAACGACCGAGCTAATTTATGAAAAGCCAGCTAATATTTTTGCTGAAAATTATGCTAAAGGTGACGGGAATATTTATTGTTTTAAAATTCATCCAATTGTAAAAAATAAAATCGGAGCATCGCATTGTATTGATTTACCTTTAATTTTTGAAAATGAATCTGCGTGGATATCTTCCGAATTACTTAAAGATATTCCTTGGAAATATATTCACGAAAATGGCAAAAAACTCCGTTCACTTTGGGCAGAATTTGCGCGAACAGGAAAAATTTCTGATGATTCCGAAAGACCGGAAATTCTGGAACTCCGAAAAGTTTAGTTTTGATTTCAGCCTAAAAATAGCTATTAAGTTTGTCATTCTGCAGGAATCTAAACAGCTACAATTGGAAATAAATTAGGCTGAAATTTCTACAGAATGACAAATTGAAAGTTATTTACTGAATATTGAATTATTCAACAATCCAGACACTCACATTTCCAGCCGGAACAGGAAAGTTTCCCCAGCCTTTTTCATCGATTGTTACTTTTTCTTCAGATCTTGCAAGCAGATCATAAAAAGTTTTACCAATATATTTTTCACCCATTTCCATAGGCTTTTCGTAGGCATCTTTATTGCTCAGAACGACTGCACATCCTGAATATTCTTCATTGCCTTCACGAACCCAGCCTAAACAATTAGCGTCTTCAAAATAATCTCTTTGTTCGCCGTAAGCATGGTTTTTTCTAGCTTTTAAGAGCTCTTCAATTCCATCAACTTTATTCAGAAATATTTCCTGATCATTACCTTCTCTATCTTTATCTACATACTGAGCTCCATACAGATCGGGATAAAAAATACACGGATAACCGTCTTGTCTTAATAAAATTAGCGCATAAGCCAAAGGCTTAAACCACTCTTCTACAGGAGCTTCCAGATCTTGTAATGGTTGTGTGTCATGATTATCCACCAAACTTACGGAATGTAGAGGATCTGCCTGAGTGAGACTTCCATCTAAAATTTTTCTTAAATCGTAAGAGTCTCCTTCTCTGGATGCATTATGGAAATTATTTTGTAACGAGCTGTCAAACAGACTCATGCATCCTTCTGTGACTTCAATGTATTTTTGGAGTAAATTCAAATATCCGGGAGCCCAATATTCGCCGACTGCAAAAATGTTTTTACCTGAATTGGAACGTAGCAGTGTGATCCATTCTTTATAAAAATCAAAAGAAATGTGCTTTAAAGCATCGAGTCTTACACCATCAAAATCTGTCTGGTCAAAATACCATTTTGCCCAGTTATTAAGCTCTTCGCGCACAAAAGGATTGCGATGCTCAATATCATTATACATCAGATAATCGTAATTTCCTTTTTCATCGTCGATCATTTCTTCCCAATCGGTTCCATATTCATTTTTGATCTTAAAAATGCAAGAATCCATTCCTTCAGCGTAATCTACACCGCTAAAACAGGTGAAATTCCATTCGAAATCTGAATATTTTTTGCCCCTGCCAGGAAATGTAAATTTAGTATAAGACTGAATTTCTATTTCTCCCGAAATTACCTTTTCTCTATTATCTTCATCTACTTTTACGGCTTTGAAAGTTTCCAATTCGTCACCACCTGCTTTATGCCCCAAAACAATATCCACAATTACCTGAATATTTTCTTTTTTCAAGGCTTTAATAGCTTTAATATAATCGTCTTTTGTTCCGTATTTTGTAGGAATAGTTCCTTTTTGGTCAAATTCTCCCAGATCAAATAAATCGTATGCATCATATCCTATAGAATTTTCGCCGTTCGTTCCCTTGTAAGCAGGCGGAAACCAAACTGATGTAATGCCTAGATTAGATAAATATTCTGCCTGTTGTTCTGCCTGTTTCCATAGTTTTCCACTCCCTTCGGAATACCAATGGAAAAATTGAATCATTGTCTGGTTCATAGTACAATTAAATTTGGTATATACAATGTAATGAAATTAATCTTCAAACTCCTTAAACCGAATTTTTAATTGAACAGAAACCTGCTTTTTCTCTTCGGTATTAAGGTGAGACAATGACAATCCCAATAATCGTACCGCTTTATCAAACGGGCGGAGCTCCCAAAGTTTTTTTGCTATACTGAAATATTGTTCGGGTGAAGAAAGATATTCTTCTTTGGTAATACTTCTTGTGAAAAGTGAGAAATCTTTGTATTTAATTTTTAAAGTTAAAGATCTTCCAAGAATGTTATTTTTCTGTAAACGGTTGTGAAGCTCTTCACTTAAACTTTCGAGCTTTTCGTTGACTTGTTTTTCGTCAAAAAGATCTTCAAAAAATGTTCTTTCCACAGCAACACTTTTTTGGATACGATGAGGTTTTACTTCGGAAGTATGAATTCCGCGCACAACATTGTAATAATAAGCTCCTGACTTCCCAAACAGTCGGGTAAGGTCTTCAATTGATCTTTTCTTTAAATCTTTTCCTTTATAAATTCCTAAACTAAACATTTTGTTGGCCGTAACTTTTCCTACACCGTAGAATTTTTCAACAGGTAATTCTTCCAGAAAGCTTTCTATTTTTTCGGGATGAATGGTTTTTTGTCCGTTCGGCTTATTGATGTCGGAGGCTACTTTTGCTAAAAATTTATTAATTGAAATTCCCGCAGAAGCAGTTAATCCCGTTTCATTAAAAATCTTTTGTCGGATTTCTTTTGCAATTTGGTTTGCAGATTCTATTCCTTTTTTATTTTCGGTAACATCAAGATAGGCTTCGTCCAAAGAAAGCGGCTCAACCAAATCGGTATATTCATAAAAGATCTCCCGAATTTTTCTCGAAATCTCTTTATATCGCGGAAATCGGGGAGGAACAAAGATCAGATGCGGGCATTTTTCTTTCGCTGTTTTACTTGGCATCGCAGAACGGACACCAAATTTTCTGGCTTCATAACTTGCTGCGGCAACCACACCACGATGTTCTCCACCGACAGCAAGAGCTTTTCCTCTTAATGCAGGATTATCATGCTGTTCTACGGAGGCATAAAATGCGTCCATATCGACATGAATGATTTTGCGGATGGGAAAAGAAGAATCCATATCGCAAAGATATGGATTCCTATATTTTTTTATTGATTCTTACTTCAAAAGCTTATTAATCGTATTCTGAATTTCCGGATCTTCCGGTGTGATGGCATAATATTTTGCAATTGCAGATTTTTGATCAATTACCATATATCTGGGAATCCAGTTGAGATCAACATAATTATTAAAATCGTTTTTCCAGCCGGAAGCGAACCAGTAATTTTCTTTATCTTTCATTTCAAATCTTTCCAGGCTTTTATCAAAACCCTCTTTTGATCGGTCTAATGAAAGAAATACAAAGTCTATATTCTTGTTATTTTCTTCTAATTCTTTAGCTTTTGGAAGAGCATTTAAACAGTCTCTGCACCAGCCGGCCCAAAAATCAAGCACTAAAACTTTACCTTTATGCTTATCTAAAATTTGTTGTATTGTAATACTTTTTCCGTCCTTGTCTTCTAATTTCTGGCTTAATGCTTCTTTGGAAAAGCTTGTTTTAAGAACTTTTGGAGTTTGTTGAGAACAGCCCAATCCGAAAATTCCTATCATGAATAATAATATTAACTTTTTCATTTTTTCGATTTCATTTATACAAATCTAAACAATGAAACGCAATTTGTAATTGGTTTCTTATGAATTAAAGAAAATTTATAAGATTGAAGATTTCTATAAATCTTTACGGATAGTTTTTCACCAAACCCTTTACTACTGTAATTACATTCGGCATTGCTTTATCAGAATATTCTAAAGTATGAATGGCTTCAACCTCATCCTGCAGTTTTCCTAACCCCGATCCCAGAACGATCGCAAAATCAGGAGTTTCTTTAATAATGTTTTTAATAAACTCTGCTGTCTGCCTAATTTTTTCTAACATAATCTAAGATGATTTGGTTGAATTCTTCCTTTTTATCAATAATCACATTGATAGGCCAGTAGTAAACAATTTCTCTAAGATAATCAAAGCTTTTTAAACGGACATAATCTTTTTCGGTTGTTAAGATTAATTTATATTCACCCAGTTTTTTATACTCAGCTAGGATCTTTTTAATATCATCATCCGTAAAATTATGATGATCCCGAAATTTTAGATGTTTAACACGCTGTGAGAATTTTGCCAGATGAGTAAGCAAAGGTTTCGGATTGGCGATTCCTGTTATTAAAAGAATATCATAATAATTCAGGTTGTTGTCGGGGAGTATTTTTTCTTTTCCGTACACATTTTCGTCGTATCCGATGGATGAAAAGAATACTTTTTGGGTACGGTCGGGTCTTATTCTTGAGATGTAATATTGTTTGGTTTCTTCAGTTAATTCATCCGGAC
Proteins encoded in this region:
- a CDS encoding NAD(P)H-binding protein, giving the protein MKIIITGSLGNVAKPLAQQLIAEGHDITLISSNESKESEIKALGAKSAIGSITDLNFLVKTFEGADAVFLMTPPNIGFENIVKNTINAGKNYAEAISKTEVKRIVMLSSIGVESPVDNGPIKGLHFIEKFYNELENTSVTFLRAGYFYINFFNDIPLIKNAGILGANYPENIIIPLVHPKDIAKAAAEELIKNSEGKNIRYIVSDYRPASEIAKAFGNAIEKPELPWVEFKDEDSLNGMLQAGLPQEIAELYTEMGRGLRTGVIQKDFIEHSSITDGKIKLEEFAKEFSDKFKH
- a CDS encoding carboxylesterase family protein translates to MTAQQNIGTHTFHTSFGKILALKENGVIKAKSIRYARSERFQRPVPLESVEHEEILDKTPACPQNINPILERLIGKTDINQFQPEESTQFLTITRPENFNENENLPVVVWIHGGSYEIGCGDLPISDPSAWVREQNIIVVSVSYRLGFFGFLGGNENRPANLGLFDIIEAIKWIKNNIHGFGGNPENITLFGQSSGGDAIAHLMISEGIENLFHRVIIQSAPLGFRHKRYKMSSDFFSKTEFLKDETDVLKITEKYVKFLPSVMKYGLKSSMPFCLQYGYAPLCKEEESLQKWKENAKKYDVLIGLNNDETALYIKTARQGIYAYLHHKILDKIVRKTTELIYEKPANIFAENYAKGDGNIYCFKIHPIVKNKIGASHCIDLPLIFENESAWISSELLKDIPWKYIHENGKKLRSLWAEFARTGKISDDSERPEILELRKV
- a CDS encoding alkaline phosphatase family protein, whose product is MKQRLQFLLLIFSLTVFAQKGNIDTAQVVIPNRYNSVEAQTKPYVIMISTDGFRYDYAKKYNAKNLLKLSNDGVQAKAMIPSYPSITFPNHWTLITGLYPSHHGLIDNFFYDYKRKEAYAMSDKKNAEDGSWYGGTPLWGLAEKQGMVSASLMWVGSASEAGGKRPSYYYPYHEKFSPSEKVDKVINWLKLPMDKRPHFISLYFPEVDGSGHHFGPDTKETEGAVHLIDKAIGELVDKVNNLGLKNVNFVFVSDHGMIKVDGGSPLEIPAMLFNKDRFDFYNSQTLLRVYVKNPAEIKAVYKELKANKTDDYEVYLDKKLPKYLHFSAKDDQYNRIGQILLIPKAPKIFLEKGKKTSVGKHGYNPRVVPEMKATFFAWGPEFKNNLVIDEFANINVYPLVADILGLKIDQPIDGKLKVLKKILKKEK
- the dinB gene encoding DNA polymerase IV — encoded protein: MDSSFPIRKIIHVDMDAFYASVEQHDNPALRGKALAVGGEHRGVVAAASYEARKFGVRSAMPSKTAKEKCPHLIFVPPRFPRYKEISRKIREIFYEYTDLVEPLSLDEAYLDVTENKKGIESANQIAKEIRQKIFNETGLTASAGISINKFLAKVASDINKPNGQKTIHPEKIESFLEELPVEKFYGVGKVTANKMFSLGIYKGKDLKKRSIEDLTRLFGKSGAYYYNVVRGIHTSEVKPHRIQKSVAVERTFFEDLFDEKQVNEKLESLSEELHNRLQKNNILGRSLTLKIKYKDFSLFTRSITKEEYLSSPEQYFSIAKKLWELRPFDKAVRLLGLSLSHLNTEEKKQVSVQLKIRFKEFED
- a CDS encoding winged helix-turn-helix transcriptional regulator, translating into MAEIKESSTIQQNKKYALDSCPVTYVMEKIGGFWKPIILYNLSNGDKRYSELKRAIPAVTEKMLIQHLKQLEADGLIIRTAKPVVPPHVTYELSEAGKGLIPVIHSMAEWAFKDMDGKYNCK
- a CDS encoding TlpA family protein disulfide reductase; the protein is MKKLILLFMIGIFGLGCSQQTPKVLKTSFSKEALSQKLEDKDGKSITIQQILDKHKGKVLVLDFWAGWCRDCLNALPKAKELEENNKNIDFVFLSLDRSKEGFDKSLERFEMKDKENYWFASGWKNDFNNYVDLNWIPRYMVIDQKSAIAKYYAITPEDPEIQNTINKLLK
- a CDS encoding helix-turn-helix domain-containing protein, whose protein sequence is MENQEVEIYKSVSEYNKLLNHETMHPLVSVIDFSKSDPICQFKRTFGFYTVFLKDVMCGDMQYGKHSYDYQEGTLVFIAPGQEYGLNNAGNYIQPAGFALVFHPDLLKGTNLGKNIKDYNFFSYEVHEALHLSEKEREIILECFKNIKLELEQSIDKHSKSLIVNNIELFLNYCMRFYDRQFITRDHINQGVIGKFENLLDEYLKSDKPKNFGFPMVNYFAEKLNLSANYFGDIIKKELGISAQEFIHNKLIDVAKEQIFNPEKSIGEISYDLGFKYPQHFTRLFKTKVGVSPSEYKTLN
- a CDS encoding alpha-amylase, coding for MNQTMIQFFHWYSEGSGKLWKQAEQQAEYLSNLGITSVWFPPAYKGTNGENSIGYDAYDLFDLGEFDQKGTIPTKYGTKDDYIKAIKALKKENIQVIVDIVLGHKAGGDELETFKAVKVDEDNREKVISGEIEIQSYTKFTFPGRGKKYSDFEWNFTCFSGVDYAEGMDSCIFKIKNEYGTDWEEMIDDEKGNYDYLMYNDIEHRNPFVREELNNWAKWYFDQTDFDGVRLDALKHISFDFYKEWITLLRSNSGKNIFAVGEYWAPGYLNLLQKYIEVTEGCMSLFDSSLQNNFHNASREGDSYDLRKILDGSLTQADPLHSVSLVDNHDTQPLQDLEAPVEEWFKPLAYALILLRQDGYPCIFYPDLYGAQYVDKDREGNDQEIFLNKVDGIEELLKARKNHAYGEQRDYFEDANCLGWVREGNEEYSGCAVVLSNKDAYEKPMEMGEKYIGKTFYDLLARSEEKVTIDEKGWGNFPVPAGNVSVWIVE
- a CDS encoding NAD(P)-dependent alcohol dehydrogenase: MSTFTVKAYGAESKTADLEEMNIERREVTPKDIEIEILYCGVCHSDLHTARNDWGGSMYPAVPGHEIVGRITKVGSEVSKFKVGDLAGVGCMVDSCGHCDSCKQELEQYCQNGFTGTYNGKDKHLGGHTFGGYSQKVVVDEGFVLSIPENLDLAAVAPLLCAGITTWSPLRHWNVGPDSKVAVVGLGGLGHMAIKLAKGLGAEVTLFSRTPGKTEDAKKLGADHVVISTDDSQMQSVAGKFDVIIDTVPYEHDINPYMQTVALNGTLVLVGFVGQFEETKPSTLPLIFQRRSVAGSLIGGIAETQEMLDFCGKHNIVSDIELIKMQDINEAYERMLKSDVKYRFVIDMKSL